In Deinococcus psychrotolerans, a genomic segment contains:
- the rsmA gene encoding 16S rRNA (adenine(1518)-N(6)/adenine(1519)-N(6))-dimethyltransferase RsmA: MPTPDPDFDAVPEPSADLAAGLASEPITELAAPLYSPRTVRELLERFNLRPTKSLGQNFLIDGNTLRLIAEVGGAAQGVNVLEVGPGLGVLTRELARRGAAVTTLEKDERLRPVLAETLAGSGVDIIWGDALTFDYSQLPPGTRVIANLPYYISTALLTQFMQAPGIVSATVLVQREVAERLGAQPGQDGYGYLSALVALHGSAKIIRDVSKGAFFPAPDVTSSIVRLEFSGSKPDPAFVRFLEVALQHRRKTLRNNLRMAGYEGEFIDAAIQKAGQAGPRLTANVRAEDVPLVQMEQIFTALRPVDNVD; this comes from the coding sequence ATGCCTACTCCTGACCCCGATTTTGACGCTGTGCCCGAACCCTCCGCTGACCTTGCGGCTGGGCTTGCTTCTGAGCCCATCACCGAGCTTGCCGCGCCGCTGTATTCGCCGCGCACGGTGCGCGAACTGCTGGAGCGCTTCAATTTGCGCCCCACCAAAAGCCTCGGTCAGAATTTCTTGATCGACGGCAACACCCTGCGCTTGATCGCTGAAGTCGGCGGCGCGGCGCAGGGCGTCAACGTACTGGAAGTCGGGCCGGGACTGGGCGTGCTGACCCGCGAACTCGCGCGGCGCGGCGCGGCCGTCACCACCTTAGAAAAAGACGAGCGGCTGCGTCCGGTGCTGGCCGAAACGCTGGCGGGCAGCGGCGTAGACATCATCTGGGGCGACGCGCTCACCTTCGATTACTCTCAGTTGCCTCCCGGCACGCGGGTGATCGCCAACTTGCCGTACTACATCTCCACGGCGCTGTTGACCCAGTTTATGCAGGCTCCCGGTATCGTATCGGCCACCGTGCTGGTGCAGCGTGAGGTGGCCGAGCGGCTGGGCGCACAGCCCGGACAAGACGGCTACGGCTACCTCTCGGCGCTGGTGGCCCTTCACGGCAGCGCCAAAATCATCCGTGACGTGTCCAAGGGAGCTTTTTTTCCTGCGCCCGACGTGACCAGCAGCATCGTTCGGCTGGAATTCAGCGGCTCCAAGCCCGACCCGGCGTTCGTGCGCTTTTTGGAAGTGGCTTTGCAGCACCGCCGCAAGACGCTGCGCAACAACCTCCGGATGGCCGGCTATGAGGGCGAGTTCATTGACGCCGCTATCCAGAAAGCTGGTCAGGCCGGCCCGCGGCTGACGGCCAATGTCCGCGCCGAAGACGTGCCGCTTGTCCAAATGGAGCAAATTTTTACGGCGCTGCGCCCAGTGGACAACGTAGACTGA
- a CDS encoding carbohydrate kinase family protein, giving the protein MKFYVIGDVTVDHLYHLDHLPAPGEEVAPNRATMQPGGAGGTISVTLARLGHSVTLAARVGQDPFADFALSSVRSSGVSEAAVQRDTEALTSTITVMQTPDGKRAMISYGAANRELDPAKLKKKDIDSADALILSAYSLIGGPQRDYALKAVAMAQKAGVPVFLDLGTGAVNAVGMGLLDSAVGADYLLLNQHELLALTGTHSISAALSTLGARGTKRVVVKVGAMGSIVWTADETELVDAVLVGDRVVDTTGAGDTFVAAFAHAVLNGKSMAEAAKLGNAAGVLSATSLGAQSRPISASELESFA; this is encoded by the coding sequence GTGAAGTTCTATGTAATTGGCGATGTGACGGTGGATCACTTGTATCACCTTGACCACCTGCCCGCGCCGGGGGAAGAAGTGGCCCCCAACCGCGCCACCATGCAGCCCGGCGGCGCGGGCGGCACCATTAGCGTCACCCTGGCCCGCCTCGGCCACAGCGTGACGCTGGCGGCGAGAGTAGGCCAAGACCCTTTTGCCGACTTCGCGCTCTCCAGCGTGCGCAGCAGCGGCGTGTCGGAAGCGGCGGTGCAGCGCGACACTGAAGCGCTGACCAGCACCATCACGGTGATGCAGACGCCCGACGGCAAGCGGGCCATGATCAGTTACGGCGCGGCCAACCGCGAACTCGATCCGGCCAAGCTCAAGAAAAAAGACATCGACAGCGCCGACGCCCTGATTCTCTCGGCCTACAGCCTGATCGGCGGCCCGCAGCGCGATTACGCTCTTAAGGCAGTGGCGATGGCCCAAAAGGCTGGCGTGCCGGTATTTCTAGATTTGGGTACGGGAGCGGTCAACGCGGTGGGCATGGGCCTGCTCGACAGCGCGGTGGGCGCGGATTATCTGCTGCTCAACCAACACGAGTTGCTGGCCCTGACCGGCACCCATAGCATCAGCGCGGCCCTTTCGACGCTCGGCGCACGCGGCACCAAACGGGTCGTCGTGAAAGTGGGCGCGATGGGCAGCATCGTCTGGACAGCCGACGAAACCGAATTGGTGGACGCGGTGCTTGTCGGTGACAGGGTGGTCGACACCACTGGCGCGGGCGACACCTTCGTGGCCGCTTTTGCCCACGCTGTCCTGAACGGCAAATCGATGGCCGAAGCCGCCAAGCTCGGCAACGCGGCGGGCGTCCTGAGCGCCACCAGCCTCGGCGCACAGTCGCGCCCGATCAGCGCCAGCGAGTTGGAATCGTTTGCCTGA
- a CDS encoding 4'-phosphopantetheinyl transferase superfamily protein, translated as MIIAIGHDLVEVERIRGLIERESHRLGKLFTEGELAYCQALADPVPSFAARFAAKEAFQKVWPRPHAWRDVWVERPRTPDGPFPYAPPLLGFAPAIAAEMRERGYVAHLTLTHTRQHAAAVVLLEQR; from the coding sequence GTGATTATCGCCATCGGCCACGATCTGGTAGAGGTAGAGCGCATTCGCGGCCTGATCGAGCGCGAAAGCCACCGCCTCGGCAAGCTCTTCACGGAAGGCGAACTGGCCTACTGCCAGGCCCTCGCCGATCCGGTGCCGAGTTTCGCGGCGCGGTTTGCAGCCAAGGAAGCTTTTCAAAAAGTCTGGCCGCGCCCGCACGCCTGGCGCGACGTGTGGGTGGAGCGCCCCCGCACCCCAGACGGCCCCTTTCCGTATGCGCCGCCGCTGCTGGGCTTTGCGCCGGCCATCGCGGCCGAGATGCGTGAGCGCGGCTACGTCGCCCACCTGACCCTGACCCACACCCGCCAGCACGCGGCGGCAGTGGTGCTGCTGGAGCAGCGGTGA
- a CDS encoding Cof-type HAD-IIB family hydrolase, whose product MTFKLVASDLDGTLLSSAGEVSVRSRAALAGVQAAGGVVVLITGRPSRMVLPLASALGLSGHVICSNGAAIHRLPGGEPEDLRTLSPEVLRCAVPALRLACPDLGLALEWGSGMQAETAYRAAPDSVSDVLNFLDAGHPVLKVMARSATLSPAQLTELINARCGDELHASLSGAPFAEIAARGVHKSAALARLCAGLGIRAGEVLAFGDAPNDLPLLSWAGCGVAVANAVPEVLAVADQVTLNNDEDGVAALLERLLAAGKLGS is encoded by the coding sequence ATGACGTTCAAACTCGTGGCCAGCGACCTGGACGGCACTTTGCTGAGCTCGGCAGGCGAGGTGTCTGTGCGCAGCCGCGCCGCGCTGGCGGGCGTGCAGGCGGCGGGCGGCGTGGTGGTGCTGATTACCGGGCGGCCCTCGCGGATGGTGCTGCCGCTGGCGAGTGCGCTGGGCCTCAGCGGACACGTGATTTGCAGCAACGGCGCGGCCATTCACCGCCTCCCCGGCGGTGAACCCGAGGACTTGCGAACCCTGTCGCCCGAAGTGCTGCGCTGCGCCGTGCCCGCTCTGCGTTTGGCCTGCCCCGACTTGGGCCTGGCGCTGGAGTGGGGCAGCGGGATGCAGGCCGAAACCGCTTACCGCGCCGCGCCCGACAGCGTGAGTGACGTTCTAAATTTCCTTGACGCAGGCCACCCCGTGCTGAAAGTGATGGCCCGCTCAGCCACCTTGTCGCCCGCGCAACTCACTGAGTTGATCAATGCGCGGTGCGGCGACGAACTCCACGCCTCGCTCAGCGGCGCACCCTTTGCCGAAATCGCGGCGCGGGGCGTGCACAAAAGCGCCGCGCTGGCCCGCCTGTGCGCCGGGCTGGGCATTCGTGCGGGCGAAGTGCTGGCCTTCGGCGACGCGCCCAACGACCTGCCGCTGCTGTCCTGGGCAGGTTGCGGGGTGGCGGTGGCCAACGCCGTGCCAGAAGTGCTGGCAGTGGCCGACCAAGTGACCCTCAACAACGATGAGGACGGCGTGGCGGCACTGCTGGAGCGGCTGCTGGCGGCGGGAAAGCTAGGTTCCTAA
- a CDS encoding class I SAM-dependent RNA methyltransferase has translation MKVKVSSHRSRSAQVALPATVLPPPTPEPRQERYPVRPSHLKVLDIEKVVAGGLGLARDEDGVVLVRGALGGEQVEAQVQAARGVRQGRVVRVLRPSPDRVDAPDLPTADLAHAHYSAQLRIKRELVEEALSRIAKLDHPVADTVPSPREWHYRNGAQYLVTPSGLAYRERRGQGMWRLGGGQDPLVMDAVQAVLDQLDPERLDPAHEIAFRSSRQTGEVVASLIGVGQPGRFLRAAHHLLDVGVVGVSLAGAAQRRFTAGVQLIAGEGSVQEKLGEVQVSLSAVGFAQVNPEAAGQAYRMAAQLAGSSAVSDENAGLDGSSMADKNKTALDLYGGSGAIGRHLARTFGKVIVLDTSSEALRRGQSDVRQSGEKNVVFRRDDAAALPNADAIVVDPPRAGLSSEARDAIDDNTANTLVYVSCDPATWARDVGDLVRRGWILGEVVPHDFYPQTSHVEVVSKLTRR, from the coding sequence GAGCCGCGCCAAGAGCGCTACCCCGTCCGCCCGTCCCACCTTAAGGTGCTGGACATCGAAAAGGTGGTGGCGGGCGGCCTCGGTCTGGCCCGCGACGAGGACGGCGTGGTGCTGGTGCGCGGCGCACTCGGCGGCGAGCAGGTAGAAGCCCAAGTCCAAGCGGCGCGGGGCGTGCGGCAGGGCCGGGTGGTGCGGGTGCTGCGGCCCAGTCCTGACCGGGTGGACGCTCCCGATCTGCCCACCGCCGACCTCGCCCACGCCCATTACTCGGCGCAGCTCCGCATCAAGCGCGAGTTGGTGGAAGAAGCGCTGAGCCGCATCGCCAAATTGGATCATCCGGTGGCCGACACCGTGCCGAGTCCGAGGGAGTGGCACTACCGCAACGGAGCGCAGTATCTGGTGACGCCGAGCGGTTTGGCCTACCGTGAGCGCAGGGGCCAGGGCATGTGGCGGCTTGGGGGCGGCCAAGATCCCTTGGTGATGGACGCGGTGCAGGCCGTACTGGATCAACTCGACCCTGAGCGGCTTGATCCGGCACACGAAATTGCTTTTCGCAGCAGCCGCCAGACCGGGGAAGTGGTCGCCAGCTTGATCGGGGTCGGGCAGCCGGGCCGGTTTTTGCGGGCCGCCCATCACCTGCTGGATGTGGGCGTGGTGGGCGTGTCGCTGGCCGGAGCGGCGCAGCGCAGATTTACAGCGGGCGTGCAGCTCATTGCCGGAGAAGGCAGCGTGCAGGAAAAACTCGGTGAGGTGCAGGTTAGCTTATCGGCGGTGGGCTTCGCGCAGGTCAATCCCGAAGCGGCGGGGCAGGCTTACCGGATGGCGGCTCAGTTGGCTGGAAGCAGCGCTGTATCAGACGAGAACGCCGGGCTAGATGGGAGCAGCATGGCCGACAAAAACAAAACGGCGCTCGACCTCTACGGCGGCAGCGGCGCGATCGGCCGTCATCTGGCCCGGACGTTTGGCAAAGTGATTGTGCTCGACACCTCCAGCGAAGCGCTGCGGCGTGGTCAAAGCGACGTGCGGCAAAGCGGAGAAAAAAATGTGGTCTTTCGCCGGGATGACGCCGCCGCCCTGCCCAATGCCGACGCCATCGTGGTCGATCCGCCGCGTGCGGGCCTGAGCAGCGAGGCCAGAGACGCCATTGACGACAACACCGCCAACACCTTGGTGTATGTCTCGTGCGACCCGGCAACCTGGGCCAGAGACGTGGGCGACTTGGTGCGGCGCGGCTGGATACTGGGCGAAGTGGTGCCGCACGATTTTTATCCGCAGACCAGCCACGTGGAAGTGGTCAGCAAGTTGACTCGGCGCTGA